A part of Myxococcus landrumus genomic DNA contains:
- a CDS encoding ABC transporter ATP-binding protein, which produces MSALLEVKGLRRDYGALRAVDDVTFQLEAGSILGFIGPNGAGKSTTLRILATLDSPTSGEVLLGGHSLVDTPDRVRPLIGYMPDRYGTYDDVTVYEFLDFFARAYGLTGAKRRQRVDAVMGFTGLGPLADKLTTALSKGMRQRVALGRTLLHDPKLLLLDEPADGLDPRARIELRELLRALADQGKAVIISSHILTELAEICDTCAIIEQGRLLATGKVGDILQQGTSVTAVELSVRFAVGTDADAVWSRAERLLLEQPRVSRVSREADSLRVGLELEPGAEVKPQDAAAALLAVLVTAGLPVCAFGPRERNLEDAFMTVTKGRLA; this is translated from the coding sequence ATGAGTGCGTTGTTGGAGGTGAAGGGGTTGCGGCGCGACTACGGCGCGCTGCGGGCCGTGGATGACGTGACGTTCCAGTTGGAGGCCGGGAGCATCCTGGGCTTCATCGGCCCCAACGGCGCGGGCAAGAGCACCACGCTGCGCATCCTGGCCACGTTGGACTCGCCCACGTCGGGCGAGGTGCTGCTCGGTGGCCACTCGCTGGTGGATACGCCGGACCGGGTGCGTCCGCTCATCGGCTACATGCCGGACCGGTACGGCACCTACGACGACGTCACCGTCTACGAGTTCCTGGACTTCTTCGCGCGGGCGTATGGCCTGACGGGCGCGAAGCGGCGCCAGCGCGTGGACGCGGTGATGGGCTTCACGGGGCTGGGGCCGCTGGCGGACAAGCTCACCACGGCGCTGTCGAAGGGCATGCGGCAGCGCGTGGCGCTGGGACGCACGCTGCTGCACGACCCGAAGTTGTTGCTTCTGGATGAGCCCGCGGACGGTCTGGACCCGCGTGCCCGCATCGAGCTGCGCGAGCTGCTTCGCGCGCTGGCGGACCAGGGCAAGGCGGTCATCATCTCCAGCCACATCCTCACGGAGCTGGCGGAAATCTGTGACACCTGCGCCATCATCGAGCAGGGGCGCCTGCTCGCCACGGGCAAGGTGGGAGACATCCTCCAGCAGGGCACCAGCGTCACCGCGGTGGAGCTGTCGGTGCGGTTCGCGGTGGGGACTGACGCGGACGCGGTGTGGTCTCGCGCGGAGCGGCTGTTGTTGGAGCAGCCTCGTGTGTCGCGAGTCTCGCGAGAGGCCGACTCCCTGCGCGTGGGCCTGGAGCTGGAGCCGGGGGCGGAGGTGAAGCCTCAGGATGCGGCCGCCGCGCTGTTGGCGGTGCTGGTGACGGCGGGCCTGCCGGTGTGTGCCTTTGGCCCGAGGGAGCGCAACCTCGAGGACGCGTTCATGACGGTGACGAAGGGGAGGTTGGCATGA
- a CDS encoding DoxX family protein codes for MSFAVVLISIFLVLHLPPLRRRPSLSTPVLRAAMAAGLFFIGAGLMHFVMPARYDALIPPQLPWPRFWTLLSGVLEVAGGVGMLSARTRKLAAVGLIALLLAILPANIHEAMANQASHVLPFPDWYFWVRIPFQLVYVAWVTWAGGLWPARTRASEPVPG; via the coding sequence ATGTCCTTCGCGGTCGTCCTCATCAGCATCTTCCTGGTGCTCCATCTTCCCCCGCTGCGCCGCCGCCCCTCGCTCTCCACGCCCGTCCTCCGCGCCGCGATGGCGGCGGGGCTCTTCTTCATCGGCGCGGGCCTCATGCACTTCGTCATGCCCGCGCGCTACGACGCCCTGATTCCGCCGCAGCTCCCGTGGCCGCGCTTCTGGACGCTGTTGTCGGGCGTGCTGGAGGTCGCGGGCGGAGTGGGGATGCTGTCCGCCAGGACGCGGAAGCTCGCGGCCGTGGGGCTCATCGCGCTGCTCCTGGCCATCCTGCCCGCCAACATCCACGAGGCGATGGCGAACCAGGCGTCCCATGTCCTGCCCTTCCCGGACTGGTACTTCTGGGTGCGCATCCCGTTCCAGCTCGTCTACGTCGCCTGGGTGACGTGGGCTGGTGGACTGTGGCCGGCCAGAACCCGTGCGAGCGAGCCCGTCCCTGGTTAG
- a CDS encoding helix-turn-helix domain-containing protein has translation MLLARPTDLAPRAPWPDMPLVVWPAALALWGPGEMSSKHAHHAMHLMFRREGTLSVRVGSAKTDTRAAGVLVGPDVSHTLDARGGEVLLLFVEPESQDGVRLRASLTGELRLFDEAERDALLASLPREGPLPHAAMGPWMESTLAALAGAPQATPAPMHPRVRRLLRHLRAEPAPEDTSLESLSQVAGLSSGRLMHVFTESTGVPLRPYLLWLKLQRAAGAIAAGRSLGEAAHAAGFSDAAHLTRTFQRMFGTAPSLLQRRSQFVQAQARPSEAS, from the coding sequence ATGCTGCTCGCCCGACCCACCGACCTCGCGCCCCGCGCCCCCTGGCCCGACATGCCGCTGGTGGTGTGGCCCGCGGCGCTCGCGCTCTGGGGCCCGGGCGAGATGTCGTCGAAGCACGCGCACCACGCGATGCACTTGATGTTCCGGCGAGAGGGCACGTTGTCGGTGCGGGTGGGCTCGGCGAAGACGGACACTCGCGCCGCGGGGGTGCTCGTGGGGCCGGATGTCTCCCACACCCTGGATGCGCGCGGAGGCGAGGTCCTCCTGCTCTTCGTCGAGCCGGAGAGCCAGGACGGCGTCCGCCTGCGCGCCTCGCTCACGGGCGAGCTTCGCCTCTTCGATGAAGCCGAGCGCGACGCCCTGCTCGCCAGCCTTCCGCGCGAGGGGCCGCTGCCTCACGCGGCCATGGGCCCGTGGATGGAGTCCACGCTCGCGGCCCTGGCGGGCGCCCCTCAAGCCACGCCCGCCCCCATGCATCCGCGTGTGCGCAGGCTGCTGCGGCACCTGCGCGCGGAGCCCGCACCGGAGGACACGTCGCTGGAGTCGCTGTCGCAGGTGGCCGGGCTGTCCTCGGGGCGGCTGATGCATGTCTTCACCGAGTCCACGGGTGTCCCGCTGCGCCCCTACCTGCTCTGGCTGAAGCTCCAGCGTGCGGCGGGAGCCATCGCCGCGGGCCGCTCGCTGGGGGAGGCCGCCCATGCCGCGGGGTTCTCCGACGCGGCGCACCTCACGCGCACCTTCCAGCGCATGTTCGGCACCGCGCCCTCGCTGCTTCAACGTCGCAGCCAGTTCGTTCAAGCCCAGGCACGGCCCTCCGAAGCATCTTGA
- a CDS encoding aldo/keto reductase family protein, whose protein sequence is MHFRHLGRSGLAVSEISFGNWLTHGSQVEEEAALACVKAALDVGITTFDTADVYAGTRAEAVLGRALKGQRRAGYELFTKVYWPTGPGKNDSGLSRKHIMESIHGSLTRLQTDYVDLYQAHRFDTATPLEETMLAFADIVRQGKALYIGVSEWTADQIRLGAAMARELRIPFISSQPQYSMLWRVIEAQVIPASLEAGLGQIVWSPMAMGVLTGKYLPGKPPPAGSRATDPSGSRFIARFMKEDVLTRVQQLRPLAQEAGLTMAQLAVAWVLQNKGVSSAIIGASRPEQVLDTAKAAGVKLEPELMRRIDEVLGPVVERDPSLTETPDRKL, encoded by the coding sequence ATGCACTTCCGTCATCTTGGCCGCAGCGGCCTGGCAGTCAGTGAGATTTCCTTCGGCAACTGGCTCACCCATGGGTCGCAGGTCGAGGAGGAGGCGGCGCTCGCGTGCGTGAAGGCCGCGCTGGACGTGGGCATCACCACGTTCGACACGGCGGACGTCTACGCGGGCACCCGCGCGGAGGCCGTGCTGGGCCGCGCGCTGAAGGGCCAGCGCCGCGCCGGCTACGAGCTGTTCACCAAGGTGTACTGGCCCACGGGCCCGGGGAAGAATGACTCGGGCCTGTCGCGCAAGCACATCATGGAGTCCATCCACGGCTCGCTCACGCGGCTCCAGACGGACTACGTGGACCTGTACCAGGCGCACCGCTTCGACACCGCCACGCCGCTGGAGGAGACGATGCTCGCGTTCGCGGACATCGTCCGGCAGGGCAAGGCCCTCTACATCGGCGTCTCCGAGTGGACGGCCGACCAGATTCGACTGGGCGCGGCGATGGCCCGGGAGCTGCGCATCCCCTTCATCTCCAGCCAGCCGCAGTACTCCATGCTCTGGCGCGTCATCGAGGCGCAGGTCATCCCCGCGTCGCTCGAGGCGGGGCTCGGGCAGATTGTGTGGTCGCCCATGGCGATGGGCGTGCTCACCGGCAAGTACCTCCCGGGCAAGCCGCCTCCCGCGGGCAGCCGCGCCACGGACCCGTCCGGCTCGCGCTTCATCGCGCGGTTCATGAAGGAGGACGTGCTCACGCGCGTGCAGCAGCTTCGCCCGCTCGCGCAGGAGGCGGGCCTCACCATGGCGCAGCTCGCGGTTGCCTGGGTGTTGCAGAACAAGGGCGTCTCCTCCGCCATCATCGGCGCCTCGCGCCCGGAGCAGGTGCTGGACACCGCGAAGGCCGCGGGCGTGAAGCTGGAGCCGGAGCTGATGCGCCGCATCGACGAGGTGCTGGGCCCCGTCGTCGAGCGCGACCCCTCGCTCACCGAGACACCCGACCGGAAGCTCTAG
- a CDS encoding alpha-amylase family glycosyl hydrolase encodes MSMRETKQGEPRRPRKDFSETACKARGNEVVQRTARSRAAPELFGPADQLQVPDFLTAIVPLEPVPEPSWRPGMGAIPYDGGTTFRVWAPYAQRVQVVGDFSHWHAVELAREPSGNFSRDIASAGNGQQYQFIIQGRYGDWRWRNDPRASDVTHSTGNSVILDHRDFMWRYDGFFQMPALHEAVIYELHIGTFNDSPGWGPGHWLSAIDKLDYLRELGVNLVELMPSAEFAGDFSWGYNPTFPFAPESAYGTPNDLKRFVDEAHRRGIGVIMDVVYNHLGPSDLPHWDFDGETLGRGGVYFYPDWRASTPWGDTRPDYGRSEVRDYLRDNALMWLREYHMDGLRVDATKEIRTASGVDNPAGWELLRSLSEAVKREFPWKLLIAEDMAANPAVTHPQGAGFDAQWDAAFVHPMRAALIAPFDEWRDMNAVRDALTFRYNGRSTQRIVYTESHDEVANGRSRLPTEVSPYNPGDVLAKKKALLGAVLTLTAPGIPMLFMGQEFLEDGHFDDGEPLDWSKAGWFGGILQAHRDLIRLRRNWHDTTAGLRGEHVHVFHLNHDDKVLAFHRWENGGPGDDVVVIVNLGHRAFSGYALGLPSEGPWRVRFNGDWQGYSPDFSGTSVQDVWGEWSGRDGMPASGQLSLGAYSAVILSKDRG; translated from the coding sequence ATGTCGATGCGAGAGACAAAGCAGGGCGAGCCACGTCGGCCGCGCAAGGACTTCAGCGAGACCGCGTGCAAGGCGCGCGGCAACGAGGTGGTGCAGCGCACCGCGCGCTCGCGCGCCGCACCGGAGTTGTTCGGCCCCGCCGACCAGCTCCAAGTTCCCGACTTCCTCACCGCCATCGTCCCGCTGGAGCCCGTGCCGGAGCCCTCCTGGCGTCCGGGCATGGGCGCGATTCCCTACGACGGCGGCACCACCTTCCGGGTCTGGGCCCCCTATGCGCAGCGCGTGCAGGTGGTGGGCGACTTCAGCCACTGGCACGCGGTGGAGCTCGCCCGCGAGCCGTCGGGCAACTTCTCGCGAGACATCGCCAGCGCGGGCAACGGGCAGCAGTACCAGTTCATCATCCAGGGCCGCTATGGCGACTGGCGCTGGCGCAATGACCCGCGCGCCTCCGACGTGACGCACTCCACGGGCAACAGCGTCATCCTGGACCACCGCGACTTCATGTGGCGCTATGACGGCTTCTTCCAGATGCCGGCGTTGCACGAAGCCGTCATCTACGAGCTGCACATCGGAACGTTCAACGACTCGCCGGGATGGGGGCCAGGCCATTGGCTGAGCGCCATCGACAAGCTCGACTACCTGCGGGAGCTGGGCGTCAACCTGGTGGAGCTGATGCCGTCGGCCGAGTTCGCCGGTGACTTCTCCTGGGGCTACAACCCCACCTTCCCGTTCGCGCCGGAGAGCGCGTACGGCACGCCCAACGACTTGAAGCGCTTCGTGGACGAGGCCCACCGGCGAGGCATCGGCGTCATCATGGACGTCGTCTACAACCACCTGGGTCCCAGTGACTTGCCGCACTGGGACTTCGACGGAGAGACGCTGGGCCGGGGCGGCGTGTACTTCTATCCGGACTGGCGCGCGAGCACGCCGTGGGGCGACACGCGCCCGGACTACGGCCGCTCCGAGGTGCGCGACTACCTGCGGGACAACGCGCTCATGTGGCTGCGCGAGTACCACATGGATGGCCTGCGCGTGGACGCCACGAAGGAGATTCGCACCGCCAGCGGCGTGGACAATCCCGCCGGTTGGGAGCTCTTGCGCTCGCTCAGCGAGGCGGTGAAGCGCGAGTTCCCGTGGAAGCTCCTCATCGCCGAGGACATGGCGGCCAACCCCGCCGTCACCCACCCGCAGGGAGCGGGCTTCGACGCACAGTGGGACGCGGCCTTCGTGCACCCGATGCGCGCAGCGCTCATCGCGCCCTTCGACGAGTGGCGGGACATGAACGCCGTCCGCGACGCGCTGACCTTCCGCTACAACGGCCGGAGCACGCAGCGCATCGTCTACACGGAGAGCCACGACGAGGTGGCCAACGGCCGCAGCCGGCTGCCCACGGAGGTCTCTCCGTACAACCCCGGCGATGTGCTCGCGAAGAAGAAGGCCCTGCTGGGCGCGGTGCTGACGCTCACCGCGCCGGGCATCCCCATGCTCTTCATGGGGCAGGAGTTCCTCGAGGACGGGCACTTCGACGACGGCGAGCCGCTCGACTGGAGCAAGGCCGGGTGGTTTGGCGGCATCCTCCAGGCCCACCGGGACCTCATCCGGCTGCGCCGCAACTGGCACGACACCACCGCGGGCCTGCGCGGCGAGCACGTCCACGTCTTCCACCTCAACCACGACGACAAGGTGCTGGCCTTCCACCGCTGGGAGAACGGCGGGCCGGGGGACGACGTGGTGGTCATCGTGAACCTGGGCCACCGCGCCTTCTCCGGGTACGCGCTGGGCCTGCCCTCGGAGGGCCCGTGGAGGGTGCGCTTCAACGGCGACTGGCAGGGCTATTCACCGGACTTCAGCGGCACCTCCGTCCAGGACGTCTGGGGCGAATGGAGCGGACGGGATGGCATGCCCGCGAGCGGCCAGTTATCTCTTGGGGCCTACAGCGCGGTCATCCTCTCGAAGGACCGCGGCTGA
- a CDS encoding vWA domain-containing protein, whose translation MSFGFPWGLLALGALVPLVAAYFLRRRQKPVVVSALFLWRSPRPRAEAGPRWERFTREVSLLLEVLALIAAALYLADIRLGEKAQVRHLVLVVDGSLSMSARGPEGVTVLELARREVARRVEQASATHVTLLASGASPRVLAGPEAEPSRALASLETFEARGADHDPLPTLLWAQELAGPGAQVAFFTDAAPTEGLVLPALVRWTALGAPHDNVALISAQRKDDGGTATVTLRVARFGAGPESVAVRMRALPGTDAKQGTERVEQVALTGEEATTVRFTFQNAGDVEVSLPDDALPDDGRALLRASPARPVAVNLAQGLGALERDAVERFLKASPEMVRGAETGESLLIGPRGTDAKVTLGSTGKLRTFVGPFFTEKGHPLLDDVQLAGVRWSAGENPPGRPIVTAGDAVLVSEDDEGRIHLNVDLARSNVQRVSAWPVLMSNLVREARRSREGFARRQLTLGEPLQVVTLPGERYSLVGPEGGKPVFGAGAVSLPPPVVPGRYVLERDGDTVDTAEVLALDARESELRGRGSVDLAAREVGAEDERTKTSDRALWPLVILLLALMGDFYVTRRVS comes from the coding sequence GTGAGCTTCGGCTTCCCGTGGGGCTTGTTGGCGCTGGGAGCACTGGTGCCGCTGGTGGCGGCGTACTTCCTGCGGCGCAGGCAGAAGCCGGTGGTGGTGAGTGCGCTGTTCCTGTGGCGCTCGCCTCGGCCCCGTGCGGAGGCGGGGCCTCGTTGGGAGCGCTTCACGCGCGAGGTGTCGCTGCTGCTGGAGGTGTTGGCGCTCATCGCGGCGGCGCTGTACCTGGCGGACATCCGGCTGGGGGAGAAGGCTCAGGTCCGGCACCTGGTGCTCGTGGTGGACGGGAGCCTGTCCATGTCCGCGCGAGGGCCGGAGGGTGTCACGGTCCTGGAGCTCGCACGCCGCGAGGTGGCCCGGCGAGTGGAGCAGGCTTCCGCGACCCACGTGACGCTGCTCGCCTCGGGGGCATCGCCGCGAGTGCTCGCGGGGCCAGAGGCGGAGCCGTCTCGCGCCTTGGCGTCGCTGGAGACCTTCGAGGCGCGAGGCGCGGACCATGACCCTTTGCCCACGCTGTTGTGGGCCCAGGAGCTCGCGGGTCCGGGCGCGCAGGTGGCCTTCTTCACGGATGCGGCTCCGACGGAGGGACTGGTGTTGCCGGCGTTGGTGCGCTGGACGGCGCTGGGGGCGCCTCACGACAACGTCGCGCTCATCTCCGCGCAGCGAAAGGACGACGGAGGCACGGCGACGGTGACGTTGCGCGTAGCCCGCTTTGGCGCGGGGCCTGAATCAGTCGCGGTGCGGATGCGCGCGCTTCCGGGGACGGACGCGAAGCAGGGCACGGAGCGAGTGGAGCAGGTGGCGCTCACGGGAGAAGAGGCCACCACGGTGCGCTTCACCTTCCAGAACGCGGGAGATGTGGAGGTCTCGCTCCCGGATGACGCGCTCCCCGACGATGGACGTGCGTTGCTGCGGGCCTCGCCCGCGCGGCCTGTCGCGGTGAATCTGGCGCAGGGATTGGGGGCACTCGAGCGCGACGCGGTGGAGCGCTTCCTCAAGGCCTCCCCGGAGATGGTGCGAGGCGCGGAGACAGGAGAGTCGTTGCTCATCGGTCCGCGTGGCACGGATGCGAAGGTGACGCTGGGGTCCACGGGCAAGCTGCGGACCTTCGTGGGGCCGTTCTTCACGGAGAAGGGGCATCCGCTCCTGGACGACGTGCAGCTCGCGGGCGTGCGCTGGTCTGCGGGGGAGAATCCTCCTGGGCGTCCCATCGTCACGGCGGGAGACGCGGTGCTGGTGTCCGAGGATGACGAGGGCCGCATCCACCTCAACGTGGACCTGGCGCGCTCGAATGTGCAGCGAGTGTCCGCATGGCCCGTGTTGATGAGCAACCTGGTGCGAGAGGCCCGCCGCTCGCGAGAGGGCTTCGCGCGGCGGCAGCTCACCCTCGGCGAGCCGCTCCAGGTGGTGACGTTGCCTGGGGAGCGTTACTCGCTGGTGGGCCCGGAGGGTGGCAAGCCGGTCTTCGGCGCGGGCGCGGTGAGCCTGCCTCCTCCGGTGGTGCCGGGACGCTATGTGTTGGAGCGGGATGGGGACACGGTGGACACGGCGGAGGTCCTGGCGTTGGACGCGCGTGAGTCGGAGCTGCGCGGACGAGGGAGCGTGGACCTCGCCGCGCGCGAGGTGGGCGCGGAGGACGAGCGCACGAAGACCTCGGACCGGGCGCTCTGGCCGCTGGTGATTCTGCTCCTGGCGTTGATGGGTGACTTCTACGTCACGAGGCGGGTGTCATGA
- a CDS encoding AAA family ATPase: MASELLSPAEAQGAAEVASRLKEHLNTVLLDQESVVEQVVVAVLARGHVLLEGLPGLGKTELCKSLARLLALPFRRIQFTPDLLPGDITGTYVLEGEGRRDFVFREGPLFASLVLADEINRSSPKTQAALLEAMQERRVTVLGQTRPLPDPFFVLATQNPIELEGTYPLPEAQLDRFLFRIQVPPVGAKTLRTLLTTRVRGAPPELSPVLDGEGLARLFAASDRVHLPGPVADFIGRLVEATDPRQASAPEAVRRFVRYGASPRAALALAAAGRARALLGGRPNVGFDDVVATASAVLNHRLVLAYEASLEKVSSPDVVRALLQAVPEVPRE; encoded by the coding sequence GTGGCATCGGAGCTTCTCAGTCCCGCCGAGGCCCAGGGGGCGGCGGAGGTCGCATCCCGGCTCAAGGAGCACCTCAATACGGTGCTGTTGGACCAGGAGTCGGTCGTCGAGCAGGTGGTCGTCGCGGTGCTCGCGCGCGGACATGTGCTCCTGGAGGGCCTGCCGGGCCTGGGGAAGACGGAGCTGTGCAAGTCGTTGGCGCGGCTGCTCGCGCTGCCCTTCCGCCGCATCCAGTTCACCCCGGACCTGCTGCCCGGCGACATCACCGGCACCTACGTGCTGGAGGGAGAGGGCCGCCGGGACTTCGTCTTCCGCGAGGGCCCGCTCTTCGCGAGCCTCGTGCTGGCGGACGAAATCAACCGCTCCAGTCCCAAGACGCAGGCCGCGCTGCTGGAGGCCATGCAGGAGCGGCGCGTGACGGTGCTCGGTCAGACGCGTCCGTTGCCGGACCCGTTCTTCGTGCTGGCCACGCAGAACCCCATCGAGCTGGAGGGCACCTACCCGCTGCCCGAGGCGCAGTTGGACCGCTTCCTCTTCCGCATCCAGGTGCCGCCCGTCGGCGCCAAGACGCTGCGCACGCTGCTCACCACGCGCGTGCGGGGCGCGCCGCCGGAGCTGTCGCCGGTGCTGGACGGAGAGGGGCTCGCGCGCCTGTTCGCCGCGTCCGACCGCGTCCACCTGCCCGGCCCGGTGGCGGACTTCATCGGCCGCCTGGTGGAGGCCACCGACCCACGCCAGGCCTCCGCGCCGGAGGCGGTCCGCCGGTTCGTGCGCTATGGCGCGAGCCCTCGCGCGGCGCTCGCGCTCGCGGCGGCGGGACGCGCGCGGGCGTTGTTGGGAGGCCGCCCCAACGTGGGCTTCGATGACGTGGTGGCCACGGCGTCGGCCGTGCTCAACCACCGGCTGGTGCTGGCATACGAGGCGTCGCTGGAGAAGGTGTCCTCTCCGGATGTGGTGCGCGCGCTCCTCCAGGCCGTGCCCGAGGTGCCGCGTGAGTAG
- a CDS encoding ABC transporter permease: MNSPAVVVAERAEEQASNASSFQEKWGDRLNPLVVKEVRQGLRTRVFWVCFGLMLVACVVLSLIAFVETRDAAFTQHGQGFFLAYFTCLSVVHFIVIPYSAYRSLAREREDETWVLLVLTGLGPRKILRGKMTSFLVQAGLYASAVGPFLLFSYYLNGISLPTILIVLGLGGAWLMFLTVVAVCAATLADSRMGRALIHFVMLGALAMGWGSVMISTGVWMESGSRFLRIGDLTQSVATGLVWMFAEGWLLFEVAASRLSLSTENYTRGPRRAVVGQMVVALLGGLLLFWSSDFEVDVAEVFGVIGAVHLGLVCLFMATDVDGQARALRPATRFYSLFRPGALRGFRLTVLLLASWCAVWLGIEWAWDDGLTKTLIGRMLTVVTPAYVLLYLSLGILVARMGNSDRLSSPAAVRVLIVALVGLGAGVPPLVAAFLGLDTAHVHLNLLNPVVGMNLFGSTDYDDGVGSALMSWRQVGIVVAVSLIMAFLADRVLSAREKWAHRS, encoded by the coding sequence ATGAACTCGCCCGCGGTGGTGGTGGCGGAGCGCGCGGAGGAGCAAGCCTCCAACGCCAGCTCTTTTCAGGAGAAGTGGGGAGACCGGCTCAACCCGCTGGTGGTGAAGGAGGTCCGGCAAGGGCTTCGCACCCGGGTCTTCTGGGTGTGCTTCGGGTTGATGCTGGTGGCGTGTGTCGTGCTGTCGCTCATCGCGTTCGTCGAGACGCGCGACGCCGCCTTCACGCAGCACGGCCAGGGCTTCTTCCTCGCGTACTTCACCTGCCTGTCGGTGGTGCACTTCATCGTCATTCCGTACAGCGCGTACCGCTCGCTGGCGCGTGAGCGCGAGGACGAGACGTGGGTGCTGTTGGTGCTGACAGGGCTGGGGCCTCGGAAGATTCTGCGAGGCAAGATGACGTCCTTCCTGGTGCAGGCGGGACTGTATGCCTCGGCGGTGGGGCCGTTCCTGTTGTTCAGTTACTACCTCAACGGGATTTCACTCCCGACCATCCTCATCGTGCTGGGGTTGGGGGGCGCATGGCTGATGTTCCTGACGGTGGTGGCGGTGTGCGCCGCGACGTTGGCGGACAGCCGGATGGGTCGCGCGTTGATTCACTTCGTGATGCTGGGCGCGCTGGCCATGGGCTGGGGGTCGGTGATGATCAGCACGGGCGTGTGGATGGAGTCGGGCAGTCGCTTCCTGCGCATCGGTGACCTGACGCAGTCCGTGGCCACCGGTCTGGTGTGGATGTTCGCGGAGGGGTGGCTGCTGTTCGAGGTGGCCGCGTCCCGGCTGTCGCTCTCCACGGAGAACTACACGCGAGGGCCTCGGCGCGCGGTGGTGGGGCAGATGGTGGTGGCTCTGCTGGGCGGCCTGTTGCTCTTCTGGAGCTCGGACTTCGAGGTCGACGTGGCGGAGGTCTTCGGCGTCATCGGCGCCGTGCACCTGGGGCTCGTGTGCCTCTTCATGGCGACGGATGTGGATGGTCAGGCGCGCGCGCTGCGCCCCGCCACCCGGTTCTACTCGCTGTTCCGGCCCGGGGCCTTGCGGGGCTTCCGGTTGACGGTGTTGCTGCTGGCGAGCTGGTGCGCGGTGTGGCTGGGCATCGAGTGGGCCTGGGATGACGGGCTCACGAAGACCCTCATCGGTCGGATGCTGACGGTGGTGACGCCGGCGTATGTCCTCCTCTACCTGTCGCTGGGGATTCTGGTGGCGCGGATGGGGAACTCGGACCGGCTCTCCTCGCCCGCGGCGGTGCGGGTGTTGATTGTGGCCCTGGTGGGCTTGGGGGCCGGGGTGCCTCCGCTGGTGGCGGCGTTCCTGGGGCTCGACACCGCGCATGTGCATCTCAACCTCCTGAACCCGGTGGTGGGGATGAACCTCTTCGGCTCCACGGACTACGACGATGGGGTGGGCAGTGCGCTCATGTCGTGGCGGCAGGTGGGCATCGTGGTGGCGGTGTCTCTCATCATGGCCTTCCTGGCCGACCGGGTCCTGAGCGCGCGTGAGAAGTGGGCGCATCGGTCGTGA
- a CDS encoding DUF58 domain-containing protein — protein MSDAWDEAAVGRLVPGLALALPRGPHRGRVGEVRATSVGGSLELHDFRTYQPGDDLRQLDWNAVARTDELILRVRQEEVSPRVEVVLDGSRSMALSPRKAACAREVALLTCEVGGRQGLSPTLMVTGARPERTQGPACRTMLRRLEFDARDDLASALARLPPPRPCGLRVVVSDFLFEADLSALAARLSRGAAGVFLVQVLDAEDVEPSGGEGARLVDSESGAALEELLTEEVLAAYARRFGEHQRQLRAAASRARGVLLTAEATQPLASLVMGPLRPLFVAGGGA, from the coding sequence GTGAGCGACGCCTGGGACGAAGCCGCGGTGGGGCGGCTGGTACCGGGGCTGGCCCTGGCACTGCCGCGAGGTCCTCACCGTGGCCGCGTGGGTGAGGTCCGAGCCACGTCCGTGGGCGGCTCGCTGGAGCTGCATGACTTCCGGACGTATCAGCCGGGAGATGACCTGCGGCAGCTCGACTGGAACGCGGTGGCGCGGACGGATGAGCTCATCCTGCGGGTGCGCCAGGAGGAGGTGTCTCCTCGGGTGGAGGTGGTGCTGGACGGGTCGCGCTCCATGGCGCTGTCGCCGCGCAAGGCCGCGTGCGCGCGCGAGGTGGCGCTGTTGACGTGTGAAGTGGGCGGGCGGCAGGGGCTGAGCCCCACGTTGATGGTGACGGGCGCGCGGCCGGAGCGGACGCAGGGGCCCGCGTGCCGGACGATGCTGCGGCGGCTGGAGTTCGACGCGCGCGATGACCTGGCGTCGGCGCTGGCGCGACTGCCACCGCCGAGGCCCTGTGGGCTGCGCGTGGTGGTGAGCGACTTCCTGTTCGAAGCGGACCTGTCGGCGCTGGCGGCCCGGCTTTCCCGAGGGGCGGCGGGCGTCTTCCTGGTGCAGGTGTTGGATGCGGAGGACGTGGAGCCGTCGGGCGGTGAAGGGGCTCGGCTGGTGGATTCGGAGAGTGGCGCGGCGTTGGAGGAGCTGCTGACGGAGGAGGTGCTGGCCGCGTATGCCCGGCGCTTCGGGGAGCATCAGCGTCAGTTGAGGGCCGCGGCGTCGCGTGCGCGAGGTGTGCTGCTCACGGCCGAGGCCACGCAGCCGCTGGCGTCGTTGGTGATGGGCCCGCTGCGTCCGCTCTTTGTCGCGGGAGGTGGCGCGTGA